A stretch of the Streptomyces ortus genome encodes the following:
- a CDS encoding sigma factor-like helix-turn-helix DNA-binding protein, with the protein MRKRQASRNARRAREFEAFVAGAAGRLLHAATLLTAEPPDDNPRARRLLTATLAHTYAVWDRLRGEDPYDRTRQQLAVRFARGAWHQYGGLGRTYLRGRPAPDSALRHLTPQERLILVLRMYEGVAEEQAAALLGLPTERVRAICARAMATLLHPPRETAPPIAKVVPS; encoded by the coding sequence GTGCGAAAGCGGCAGGCGTCCCGGAACGCCCGCCGTGCCCGGGAGTTCGAGGCGTTCGTCGCGGGCGCGGCAGGGCGGTTGCTGCATGCCGCCACACTGCTCACCGCGGAGCCCCCGGACGACAACCCGCGCGCGCGGCGCCTGCTCACCGCGACCCTCGCCCACACGTACGCCGTCTGGGACCGCCTGCGCGGCGAGGACCCGTACGACCGGACCCGGCAGCAGCTGGCCGTGCGCTTCGCACGCGGGGCCTGGCACCAGTACGGCGGCCTCGGCCGGACGTACCTACGTGGCCGCCCCGCCCCCGACAGCGCCCTGCGCCACCTCACCCCGCAGGAACGGCTGATCCTCGTCCTGCGCATGTACGAGGGCGTCGCCGAGGAGCAGGCCGCCGCGCTGCTGGGACTGCCCACGGAACGCGTACGGGCGATCTGCGCCCGTGCCATGGCCACCCTGCTGCATCCGCCCCGGGAGACCGCCCCACCGATCGCGAAGGTGGTGCCTTCATGA
- a CDS encoding MarR family winged helix-turn-helix transcriptional regulator, with product MSMDMTTVGDTGLLETLQHEVAVFARRAEQTRLGGVGQVRNSMDRAAYLLLNRLDKEGPMGVKALAASMGIDSSTVTRQVAPLVDTGLVKRTSHPEDGRAVVLQLSPRGLSRLDEVRSSRRQLMAELTQEWSPEERDAFCALLTRFNVALSTRMAASPSAEAPAPS from the coding sequence ATGTCGATGGACATGACGACCGTCGGTGACACCGGTCTTCTGGAAACACTGCAGCACGAGGTCGCGGTGTTCGCCCGCCGTGCCGAACAGACCCGGCTCGGCGGGGTCGGACAGGTGCGCAACTCGATGGACCGCGCCGCGTACCTGCTGCTCAACCGCCTCGACAAGGAGGGGCCGATGGGCGTCAAGGCGCTCGCCGCGAGCATGGGCATCGACTCCTCGACGGTCACCCGGCAGGTGGCCCCGCTGGTCGACACCGGGCTCGTCAAGCGCACCTCCCACCCGGAGGACGGGCGTGCCGTGGTGCTCCAGCTGTCGCCGCGCGGACTCTCCCGTCTGGACGAAGTCCGTTCCTCCAGGCGCCAGTTGATGGCGGAGCTGACGCAGGAGTGGTCGCCGGAGGAGCGCGACGCCTTCTGCGCGCTGCTCACCCGCTTCAATGTCGCGCTCTCCACCCGCATGGCCGCGTCGCCGTCCGCGGAGGCACCGGCACCCTCCTGA
- the ilvA gene encoding threonine ammonia-lyase: MSYRTAHPLPPVTLDDVRGAQKMLSGVARTTAMEGSRHLSGLVGAPVHLKCENLQRTGSFKLRGAYVRIAGLLPEERAAGVVAASAGNHAQGVALASSLLGVHSTVFMPSGAPLPKVAATTHYGAEVRTHGTVVDETLAAAQEYAAGTGAVFIHPFDHPDIIAGQGTVGLEILEQCPEVRTIVVGIGGGGLAAGVAVAVKALRPDVRIVGVQAAGAAAYPPSLAAGRPVSVENPATMADGIKVGRPGDVPFGIIADLVDEIRTVSEDALSSALLLCLERAKLVVEPAGASPVAAIMSEPDTFEGPVVAVLSGGNVDPLLMQRILRHGMAANGRYLAVTLRLTDRPGALATLLGVLSVVDANVLDVSHVRTDPRLGLTEVEVELHLETKGPKHCAEVNSALRRAGYTVID; this comes from the coding sequence ATGAGCTATCGCACGGCCCACCCCTTGCCGCCGGTGACCCTCGACGATGTGCGCGGCGCCCAGAAGATGCTCTCCGGAGTCGCGCGGACGACCGCCATGGAGGGCAGCAGGCACCTGTCCGGCCTGGTGGGGGCGCCGGTACACCTCAAGTGCGAGAACCTCCAGCGCACCGGTTCGTTCAAACTGCGCGGCGCGTACGTGCGGATCGCCGGGCTCCTCCCCGAGGAACGGGCGGCCGGAGTGGTCGCCGCCAGCGCGGGCAACCACGCCCAGGGCGTCGCCCTGGCCTCCTCGCTGCTCGGTGTGCACTCCACCGTCTTCATGCCCTCGGGCGCCCCGCTGCCGAAGGTCGCGGCGACGACGCACTACGGAGCCGAGGTGCGTACGCACGGCACGGTGGTGGACGAGACGCTGGCCGCCGCACAGGAGTACGCGGCCGGGACGGGCGCCGTCTTCATCCACCCCTTCGACCACCCCGACATCATCGCCGGGCAGGGCACGGTGGGCCTGGAGATCCTTGAGCAGTGCCCCGAGGTGCGCACGATCGTCGTGGGGATCGGCGGTGGCGGGCTCGCCGCGGGTGTCGCGGTCGCGGTGAAGGCGCTGCGGCCGGACGTGCGGATCGTGGGGGTGCAGGCGGCGGGCGCCGCCGCGTACCCGCCCTCGCTGGCGGCCGGGCGGCCGGTGTCGGTCGAGAACCCGGCGACGATGGCCGACGGGATCAAGGTCGGGCGGCCGGGGGACGTGCCGTTCGGGATCATCGCCGACCTGGTGGACGAGATCCGCACGGTCTCCGAGGACGCGCTGTCCAGCGCGCTGCTGCTCTGCCTCGAACGGGCCAAGCTGGTCGTCGAGCCGGCCGGCGCGAGTCCGGTCGCGGCGATCATGAGCGAGCCGGACACCTTCGAGGGCCCGGTCGTCGCGGTGCTGTCCGGCGGGAACGTCGATCCGCTGCTGATGCAGCGCATCCTGCGGCACGGTATGGCCGCGAACGGCCGCTACCTCGCGGTCACGCTGCGGCTGACGGACCGGCCCGGGGCCCTGGCCACGCTTCTCGGGGTGTTGTCAGTGGTGGACGCTAACGTCCTCGATGTGAGTCACGTACGGACCGACCCGCGGCTCGGGCTCACGGAGGTGGAGGTCGAACTGCACCTGGAGACGAAGGGGCCGAAGCACTGTGCCGAGGTGAACTCGGCCCTGCGGCGGGCGGGCTACACGGTCATCGACTGA
- a CDS encoding DUF4307 domain-containing protein translates to MSTVQLPEGRYGRSADERADRKLKIIGSVLGVALLALIGYFAFHYVAGNKISAEVISFDASDSAVKVHLEVRKDSGVTGYCTIRSQAEDGAEVGRADFRFDQDATRVDKVLTLRTTAPGTTAELLGCHAD, encoded by the coding sequence ATGAGTACGGTGCAGCTGCCCGAGGGCCGGTACGGTCGCTCCGCGGACGAGCGCGCCGACCGCAAACTCAAGATCATCGGTTCTGTGCTGGGAGTGGCCCTGCTCGCGCTGATCGGCTATTTCGCCTTCCACTACGTGGCGGGCAACAAGATCAGTGCGGAGGTCATCAGTTTCGACGCCTCGGATTCCGCCGTGAAGGTGCATCTCGAGGTCCGCAAGGATTCGGGTGTGACGGGGTACTGCACGATCCGGTCCCAGGCCGAGGACGGCGCCGAGGTCGGCCGCGCGGACTTCCGGTTCGACCAGGACGCGACCCGTGTCGACAAGGTCCTCACGCTGCGCACGACGGCTCCCGGTACGACCGCGGAACTCCTCGGCTGCCACGCGGACTGA
- a CDS encoding restriction endonuclease: MSRRSTGFVGVWAEVQRQQQRQLDAEARQRRRAEQQTLAYQRRAAQSHRQYRQAEAQRRTDELDAQVASLQGLLAAGCRTPAFRASSLLRPEEVQPFAPGPLAQPVRMPDANRYQVQSGWTANRRAQAQAEARARFEHDWHAAQTAEARRQQQLAAYQRQYQQWADAQLADVRRHNADVAELTEGVRRLDPDAVIEYFSAALYASRAWPEELPRQVAAAYDPAARELVLDWELPGFGIVPEVKSVRYVAGTDQDKETPRPVGQRRALYRDVLAQCMLLVLHELFAADELDALEAVTLNGFVDGHDPTTGRPGQIFLATVMASRSSFRELHLAQVEAGSCLSDALRGQLSARPDQLTPVRTGRRPQDVGNRVVAHGGDEEPDLYAMDPLAFENLVAELFRAMGMQAVTTQRSGDGGVDVDALDPAPIRGGKIVVQVKRYRNTVPPTAVRDLYGTVQDAGANKGVLVTTSGFGPGSHTFANGKPLELVSGPELVDLLHRHGLRGRLGDGDPAARGEGRSATRSGRSATPAARQAPEDPGTRLPDDYNVLGMSWTGSVALDVCALVCAGNRVLSDDHFVFYNNQRTPDGSVRTLPAVGPDKAAICVSFDGLPERADRFVLVAAVDPEVNPDADLSGFTDAHIRLLDPEMSELGRLEVSDGRPRETALVLGSFRRRAGGDWDFVLGGKGYTGGLMELVQDHGIEVE; the protein is encoded by the coding sequence ATGTCTCGTCGCTCTACTGGTTTCGTCGGCGTGTGGGCCGAAGTACAACGGCAGCAGCAGCGTCAGCTGGACGCCGAAGCCAGGCAGCGGAGGCGAGCCGAACAGCAGACCCTCGCCTACCAGCGGCGAGCGGCCCAGAGCCACCGCCAGTACCGGCAGGCCGAGGCGCAACGCCGTACCGACGAACTGGACGCCCAGGTCGCCTCGTTGCAGGGCCTGCTCGCCGCGGGCTGCCGGACTCCCGCCTTCAGGGCGTCCTCGCTCCTGCGGCCCGAAGAGGTCCAGCCCTTCGCCCCGGGGCCGCTCGCCCAGCCCGTACGCATGCCGGACGCGAACCGGTACCAGGTGCAGAGCGGCTGGACCGCGAACCGCCGCGCCCAGGCACAGGCCGAGGCGCGGGCCCGCTTCGAGCACGACTGGCACGCCGCGCAAACCGCCGAGGCACGCCGGCAGCAGCAACTGGCCGCCTACCAGCGGCAGTACCAGCAGTGGGCCGACGCCCAGCTGGCCGACGTACGCCGTCACAACGCGGACGTCGCCGAGCTGACCGAGGGCGTCCGGCGCCTGGACCCCGACGCGGTGATCGAGTACTTCTCCGCCGCGCTCTACGCCTCGCGGGCCTGGCCGGAGGAACTGCCGCGCCAGGTCGCGGCGGCCTACGACCCGGCCGCCCGGGAACTGGTGCTGGACTGGGAGCTGCCCGGCTTCGGCATCGTCCCCGAGGTCAAGTCCGTCCGGTACGTGGCCGGGACCGACCAGGACAAGGAGACCCCGCGGCCCGTGGGTCAGCGGCGGGCACTGTACCGGGACGTCCTCGCGCAGTGCATGCTGCTCGTCCTGCACGAACTCTTCGCCGCGGACGAGCTGGACGCACTCGAAGCGGTGACCCTGAACGGCTTCGTGGACGGTCATGACCCGACCACGGGCCGGCCCGGCCAGATCTTCCTCGCGACCGTCATGGCCTCCCGCTCGTCGTTCCGCGAACTGCACCTCGCGCAGGTGGAGGCGGGCAGCTGCCTGTCCGACGCGCTGCGCGGACAGCTCTCGGCCCGGCCGGACCAGCTCACCCCGGTACGGACCGGCCGACGGCCGCAGGACGTCGGCAACCGTGTCGTCGCGCACGGCGGCGACGAGGAACCCGACCTGTACGCCATGGATCCGCTCGCCTTCGAGAACCTCGTCGCCGAACTCTTCCGGGCCATGGGCATGCAGGCGGTGACGACCCAGCGCTCCGGCGACGGCGGTGTGGACGTCGACGCGCTGGACCCGGCACCGATCCGGGGCGGCAAGATCGTCGTACAGGTCAAGCGGTACCGCAACACCGTGCCGCCCACCGCCGTACGCGACCTGTACGGGACCGTGCAGGACGCCGGGGCCAACAAGGGTGTCCTGGTGACGACTTCGGGCTTCGGACCCGGCTCGCACACCTTCGCCAACGGCAAACCGCTGGAACTCGTCTCGGGCCCCGAGCTCGTCGATCTGCTGCACCGGCACGGGCTGCGGGGACGGCTGGGCGACGGGGACCCGGCGGCGAGGGGCGAGGGGCGGTCGGCCACCCGGTCGGGGCGGTCGGCCACACCGGCTGCGCGGCAGGCGCCGGAGGATCCCGGGACGCGGCTGCCCGACGACTACAACGTCCTCGGCATGTCGTGGACCGGAAGCGTCGCGCTGGACGTGTGCGCGCTCGTCTGCGCCGGCAACCGCGTCCTCAGCGACGACCACTTCGTCTTCTACAACAACCAGCGGACCCCGGACGGTTCGGTGCGCACCCTGCCCGCCGTCGGCCCCGACAAGGCCGCGATCTGCGTGTCCTTCGACGGGCTGCCGGAGCGGGCGGACCGGTTCGTCCTCGTGGCCGCGGTCGACCCCGAGGTCAACCCGGACGCCGACCTCTCCGGCTTCACCGACGCCCATATCCGGCTGCTCGACCCGGAGATGTCCGAACTGGGCCGGCTGGAGGTCTCCGACGGCCGGCCGCGCGAGACCGCGCTGGTACTCGGCTCCTTCCGCCGACGGGCGGGCGGCGACTGGGACTTCGTCCTCGGCGGCAAGGGCTACACCGGGGGCCTGATGGAACTGGTCCAGGACCATGGCATAGAGGTGGAGTGA
- a CDS encoding VOC family protein, translated as MTVELNHTIVAAHDKKTSARFLADILGLEVSPAYGPFIPVRIPNGVTLDYMDAIGSIPPQHYAFLVSEDDFDTIFGRVQDAGLTYWADPYHRRVNEINTNDGGRGTYFEDPNGHSLEILTRPYGSGARG; from the coding sequence ATGACCGTCGAGCTGAACCACACGATCGTCGCAGCTCACGACAAGAAGACGTCGGCCCGCTTTCTCGCCGACATCCTGGGCCTTGAGGTGAGCCCCGCGTACGGTCCCTTCATCCCTGTACGGATCCCGAACGGGGTGACCCTCGACTACATGGACGCCATCGGGTCCATCCCGCCCCAGCACTACGCGTTCCTGGTCTCGGAGGACGACTTCGACACGATCTTCGGCCGCGTCCAGGACGCGGGGCTCACCTACTGGGCGGACCCGTACCACCGCCGCGTCAACGAGATCAACACGAACGACGGCGGTCGCGGCACGTACTTCGAGGACCCGAACGGCCACAGCCTGGAGATCCTCACCCGGCCCTACGGAAGCGGAGCGCGGGGGTAG
- the greA gene encoding transcription elongation factor GreA has protein sequence MTQTSENVTWLTQEAYNQLKAELEHLSGPARTEITAKIAAAREEGDLRENGGYHAAKEEQGKQELRVRQLTQLLENAKVGEAPAADGAVAPGMVVTIAFDGDEDDTLTFLLASREYASSDIETYSPQSPLGSGVNGKRIGEDAQYELPNGKLASVKVLEAKPYAA, from the coding sequence GTGACCCAGACCAGCGAGAACGTCACCTGGCTGACCCAGGAGGCGTACAACCAGCTCAAGGCCGAGCTGGAGCACCTGTCTGGTCCTGCGCGCACGGAGATCACGGCCAAGATCGCGGCCGCGCGCGAGGAGGGCGATCTGCGTGAGAACGGTGGCTACCACGCGGCCAAGGAGGAGCAGGGCAAGCAGGAGCTCCGGGTGCGCCAGCTGACGCAGCTCCTGGAGAACGCGAAGGTGGGCGAGGCTCCGGCGGCGGACGGCGCGGTGGCGCCCGGCATGGTCGTCACCATCGCCTTCGACGGCGACGAGGACGACACCCTCACGTTCCTGCTCGCCTCCCGCGAATACGCGAGCTCCGACATCGAGACGTACTCGCCGCAGTCCCCGCTGGGCTCCGGCGTGAACGGCAAGAGGATCGGCGAGGACGCCCAGTACGAACTGCCGAACGGCAAGCTCGCCTCGGTGAAGGTCCTCGAAGCCAAGCCGTACGCCGCGTAA
- a CDS encoding ABC transporter permease produces MSAVTDAVRTVAPGGSLGQSVRDSLVVAKRNLIRMTRIPEMILFGIIQPVMFVVMFTYVFGGSMQIGSTTDADVYKNFLMAGIFAQTVTFATAGSAAGIADDMQKGLVDRFRSLPMARGAVLTGRTVADLVQTAITLLVLAVVALLVGWRTGSAEPTNAARVLGAFGLLLLLGYAFTWIGALIGLSVRTPEAATSGGIIWLFPVTFISNAFVDSSQMTPWLRHIAEWNPFSATVQACRVLFGNPGVVESSAWPMQHPVWASVIWSVLIVVLFRTLAVRKYRKADS; encoded by the coding sequence GTGAGCGCCGTCACCGATGCCGTGCGGACCGTGGCCCCGGGAGGCTCCCTCGGGCAGTCCGTCCGGGACTCCCTGGTCGTCGCCAAACGCAATCTGATCCGCATGACCCGGATCCCCGAGATGATCCTCTTCGGGATCATCCAGCCGGTGATGTTCGTGGTCATGTTCACGTACGTCTTCGGCGGCTCGATGCAGATCGGGAGCACCACCGACGCGGACGTCTACAAGAACTTCCTGATGGCGGGCATCTTCGCGCAGACCGTCACGTTCGCCACGGCGGGCTCGGCCGCCGGGATCGCGGACGACATGCAGAAGGGGCTCGTCGACCGCTTCCGCTCCCTGCCGATGGCCCGCGGCGCGGTGCTGACCGGCCGGACCGTCGCCGACCTGGTGCAGACCGCCATCACCCTGCTCGTCCTCGCGGTCGTCGCGCTGCTCGTGGGCTGGCGCACCGGTTCCGCGGAGCCGACCAACGCCGCCAGGGTCCTGGGCGCCTTCGGCCTGCTGCTCCTCCTGGGATACGCCTTCACCTGGATCGGAGCGCTGATCGGCCTGTCCGTGCGCACCCCCGAGGCGGCGACCTCGGGCGGGATCATCTGGCTGTTCCCGGTGACGTTCATCTCGAACGCCTTCGTGGACTCCAGCCAGATGACTCCCTGGCTGCGGCACATCGCCGAGTGGAACCCGTTCAGCGCGACGGTGCAGGCGTGCCGTGTGCTGTTCGGCAACCCGGGGGTCGTGGAGTCCAGCGCCTGGCCCATGCAGCATCCCGTCTGGGCCTCGGTCATCTGGTCGGTGCTGATCGTCGTGCTCTTCCGCACCCTTGCGGTCCGCAAGTACCGCAAGGCGGACAGCTGA
- a CDS encoding cystathionine gamma-synthase, protein MSDRHISQHFETVAIHAGNTADPLTGAVVPPIYQVSTYKQDGVGGLRGGYEYSRSANPTRTALEENLAALEGGSRGLAFASGLAAEDCLLRTLLSPGDHVVIPNDAYGGTFRLFAKVVSRWGVEWSVADTSDPAAVRAAITPATKAVWVETPSNPLLGITDIAALSHVAREAGAKLVVDNTFASPYLQQPLALGADVVVHSLTKYMGGHSDVVGGALVVADQALGEELAYHQNAMGAVAGPMDAWLVLRGIKTLAVRMDRHSENAARVAEMLTRHARVTRVLYPGLPEHPGHETAAKQMRSFGGMVSFQVEGGEEAAVEVCNRAKVFTLGESLGGVESLIEHPGRMTHASVAGSLLEVPADLVRLSVGIENIDDLLEDLKQALG, encoded by the coding sequence ATGAGCGACAGGCACATCAGTCAGCACTTCGAAACCGTGGCGATCCACGCGGGCAACACCGCCGATCCCCTCACCGGCGCGGTCGTCCCGCCGATCTACCAGGTCTCGACCTACAAGCAGGACGGCGTGGGCGGGCTGCGCGGCGGCTACGAGTACAGCCGCAGCGCCAACCCGACGAGGACCGCGCTGGAGGAGAACCTCGCGGCCCTGGAGGGCGGCAGCCGCGGGCTCGCGTTCGCGTCCGGACTGGCGGCCGAGGACTGCCTGTTGCGTACGCTGCTCAGCCCCGGCGACCACGTGGTCATCCCCAATGACGCGTACGGCGGTACGTTCCGCCTCTTCGCGAAGGTCGTCTCCCGGTGGGGCGTGGAGTGGTCGGTCGCCGACACCAGCGACCCCGCGGCCGTACGGGCGGCCATCACGCCCGCGACGAAGGCCGTGTGGGTGGAGACCCCCTCCAACCCGCTGCTCGGCATCACCGACATCGCCGCGCTCTCGCACGTCGCGCGCGAGGCCGGCGCCAAGCTGGTCGTCGACAACACCTTCGCCAGCCCCTACCTCCAGCAGCCGCTCGCGCTCGGCGCGGACGTCGTCGTGCACTCGCTGACCAAGTACATGGGCGGCCACTCCGACGTCGTCGGCGGGGCGCTCGTGGTCGCCGACCAGGCGCTCGGCGAGGAGCTCGCCTACCACCAGAACGCGATGGGCGCGGTCGCCGGCCCGATGGACGCCTGGCTGGTGCTGCGCGGCATCAAGACGCTCGCCGTCCGCATGGACCGGCACAGCGAGAACGCCGCCAGGGTCGCCGAGATGCTCACCCGGCACGCGCGCGTGACGCGTGTTCTGTACCCGGGCCTTCCGGAGCACCCCGGTCACGAGACCGCCGCCAAGCAGATGCGGTCGTTCGGCGGCATGGTCTCCTTCCAGGTCGAGGGCGGCGAGGAGGCGGCCGTCGAGGTCTGCAACCGCGCCAAGGTGTTCACCCTGGGCGAGTCCCTGGGCGGCGTCGAGTCCCTGATCGAGCACCCGGGACGGATGACGCACGCGTCCGTGGCCGGGTCCCTCCTGGAGGTCCCCGCCGATCTCGTACGCCTGTCCGTGGGCATCGAGAACATCGACGACCTTCTTGAGGACCTCAAGCAGGCCCTGGGATAG
- the msrA gene encoding peptide-methionine (S)-S-oxide reductase MsrA encodes MAAQTQRAVLAGGCFWGMEDLIRRLPGVTATRVGYTGGDVPNATYRNHGTHAEAIEILFDPAGTDFRTILEFFFQIHDPSTKNRQGNDLGLSYRSAIYYVDDEQKRIAEDTIADVNASGLWPGEVVTQVEPVGPFWEAEPEHQDYLQRYPDGYTCHFPRPGWRLPARTQG; translated from the coding sequence ATGGCTGCGCAGACACAGAGGGCCGTGCTGGCGGGCGGATGCTTCTGGGGGATGGAGGACCTGATCCGCCGACTCCCCGGCGTGACGGCGACCCGGGTCGGCTACACCGGGGGTGACGTGCCGAACGCGACCTACCGCAACCACGGTACGCACGCGGAGGCCATCGAGATCCTCTTCGACCCCGCGGGGACCGATTTCCGTACGATCCTGGAGTTCTTCTTCCAGATCCACGACCCGAGCACCAAGAACCGCCAGGGCAACGACCTGGGCCTCAGCTACCGCTCGGCGATCTACTACGTGGACGACGAGCAGAAGCGGATCGCCGAGGACACGATCGCCGATGTGAACGCCTCCGGTCTGTGGCCGGGCGAGGTCGTCACCCAGGTGGAGCCGGTCGGCCCCTTCTGGGAGGCCGAGCCCGAGCACCAGGACTACCTGCAGCGTTACCCGGACGGCTACACCTGCCACTTCCCGCGCCCGGGATGGCGCCTGCCCGCCCGCACCCAGGGCTGA
- a CDS encoding DUF3455 domain-containing protein: MKLAKRLVLTTAALAAVTAGTMSGASAGQAPVSQPVRVGVDVPDALKVPDGNRLTGVFAATGVQTYTCTDGAWKLLEPAATLSVKGDRHHRPVALHSRGPVWVSTVDGSAVNASVVATSPKTGTIPELLLKSTATRGAGVFADVSYIQRLGTEGGVAPTTACTGTDQVSVPYSATYTFYKPTV, translated from the coding sequence ATGAAGCTCGCCAAGCGACTTGTCCTCACCACCGCGGCACTCGCCGCCGTGACCGCCGGCACGATGTCCGGCGCGTCGGCCGGCCAGGCCCCGGTCTCGCAGCCCGTACGTGTCGGCGTCGACGTGCCCGACGCGCTGAAGGTCCCGGACGGCAACCGGCTCACCGGCGTCTTCGCCGCCACCGGCGTCCAGACGTACACCTGCACCGACGGCGCCTGGAAGCTGCTGGAGCCCGCCGCCACCCTCTCGGTGAAGGGTGACCGCCACCACCGTCCGGTCGCCCTCCACTCCCGCGGTCCGGTCTGGGTGTCCACGGTGGACGGCAGCGCCGTGAACGCCTCCGTCGTCGCCACCTCGCCCAAGACCGGCACCATCCCCGAGCTTCTGCTCAAGTCCACCGCCACCCGCGGCGCAGGCGTCTTCGCCGACGTCTCCTACATCCAGCGCCTCGGCACCGAGGGCGGCGTCGCCCCCACCACCGCCTGCACCGGGACCGACCAGGTCAGCGTCCCCTACTCCGCCACCTACACCTTCTACAAGCCCACCGTGTGA
- a CDS encoding ATP-binding cassette domain-containing protein: MPGAIYAEGLVKTFGDVRALDGVDLDVPEGTVLGLLGPNGAGKTTAVRCLTTLLRPDSGTAVVAGIDVLKHPNEVRRSIGLSGQFAAVDEYLTGRENLHMVGQLYQMRAKQAKARAVELLEQFNLTEAADRTAKTYSGGMRRRLDLAAALVVSPPVMFMDEPTTGLDPRNRQQLWEVIKQLVSGGTTLLLTTQYLEEADHLAHDICVVDHGKVIARGTSDQLKARTGGERVEVVVHDREHIATATEVLRGFGKGETTVEDHTRRLTVPVSGGAKLLAEVIRELDARGIEIDDIGLRRPTLDDVFLSLTGHLAEQKDAESGEGTDTEALKGSKGSKRKKEAAK; encoded by the coding sequence ATGCCAGGCGCCATCTACGCCGAAGGCCTGGTGAAGACCTTCGGCGACGTAAGGGCTCTGGACGGCGTCGATCTCGATGTCCCGGAGGGGACGGTCCTCGGCCTCCTCGGGCCGAACGGCGCGGGAAAGACCACCGCCGTCCGCTGCCTCACCACGCTGCTCCGGCCCGACAGCGGCACAGCGGTCGTCGCCGGCATCGACGTACTCAAACACCCGAACGAGGTACGGCGCTCGATCGGTCTGTCCGGTCAGTTCGCCGCGGTCGACGAATATCTGACGGGCCGTGAGAACCTCCACATGGTCGGCCAGCTCTACCAGATGAGGGCCAAGCAGGCGAAAGCCCGCGCGGTCGAACTGCTGGAGCAGTTCAACCTCACCGAGGCCGCCGACCGCACGGCGAAGACCTACTCCGGCGGTATGCGCCGCCGGCTCGACCTCGCCGCGGCGCTCGTCGTCTCACCGCCGGTCATGTTCATGGACGAACCGACGACCGGCCTCGACCCGCGCAACCGCCAGCAGTTGTGGGAGGTCATCAAGCAACTGGTCTCCGGCGGTACGACGCTGCTGCTGACCACCCAGTACCTCGAAGAGGCCGACCACCTCGCGCACGACATCTGCGTCGTCGACCACGGCAAGGTCATCGCCCGCGGCACCTCCGACCAGCTCAAGGCCCGTACCGGCGGCGAGCGAGTGGAGGTCGTGGTGCACGACCGCGAGCACATCGCGACCGCCACCGAGGTCCTGCGGGGCTTCGGCAAGGGCGAGACCACCGTCGAGGACCACACCCGCCGCCTCACCGTGCCCGTCTCCGGCGGCGCGAAGCTCCTCGCGGAGGTCATCCGTGAGCTGGACGCCCGGGGCATCGAGATCGACGACATCGGTCTGCGCCGCCCCACGCTCGACGACGTGTTCCTCTCCCTGACCGGCCACCTCGCCGAGCAGAAGGACGCGGAGAGCGGCGAAGGCACGGACACCGAGGCACTCAAGGGATCCAAGGGATCCAAGCGCAAGAAGGAGGCCGCCAAGTGA